A stretch of Pomacea canaliculata isolate SZHN2017 linkage group LG6, ASM307304v1, whole genome shotgun sequence DNA encodes these proteins:
- the LOC112567085 gene encoding H/ACA ribonucleoprotein complex subunit 1-like — MKLTLLLLLVAVCVAVVLANRKESGNDSEKKGCKKKVHGPSDGNGERRGPWGGKGKRDGSSDEDEDRKPSPGKGGRRGPPEGKGERRGQWGGKGKRDGLSEEDEGRKPSPGKGGRPGPADGKAKKGD, encoded by the exons ATGAAGCTGACTCTTCTCTTGCTTCTTGTAGCCGTCTGCGTGGCCGTTGTGTTG GCTAATAGAAAGGAGTCTGGCAATGACTCGGAGAAAAAGGGCTGCAAGAAGAAAGTTCATGGTCCATCAGATGGCAATGGTGAACGCCGTGGTCCATGGGGAGGAAAGGGTAAACGCGATGGTTCATCAGACGAAGATGAAGACCGTAAACCCTCACCTGGCAAAGGTGGACGCCGTGGTCCACCGGAAGGCAAGGGTGAACGCCGTGGCCAATGGGGAGGAAAGGGTAAACGCGATGGTTTATCAGAAGAAGATGAAGGCCGTAAACCCTCACCTGGCAAAGGTGGACGCCCTGGTCCAGCGGACGGCAAGGCCAAAAAGGGAGATTAA